In Trichoderma breve strain T069 chromosome 4, whole genome shotgun sequence, the following proteins share a genomic window:
- a CDS encoding o-methyltransferase domain-containing protein — translation MAKLRVPSWLSSERSGSTTSTDVDKKRLSRRSFPGLSPVRSKDESLQKKEEEQNEVTEVESTDSRMLVLAETIRVETEKLQTYLKANGIAQPSLSVDGPDDFPLLPDEIQKSRQKIVFATKELTNLVRGPRESVRYDVWSYLDTLSLQLINSYQIAKLVPLDAPIKLTELQSKTPLEPINLARALRHAMTNNIFCEPSPGLIAHTANSRLLAQDASLQAWIGFNSEDIFPAAGHVMQALKSHPEATSLTHTGFNFAFSTVGEEPMFETLGKDPIKAKRFANAMLSFTSGEGYEISYFVDNYDLSEVNERGGILVDVGGSHGFVAVELAKKWKNMKFIVQDLSKTINTAPKPICEDATVAERISLQVHDFFKEQPVKGADIYYFRWIFHNYSNPYAVSILKNLIPALKPGARVIINDYCIRGPGSENPWDEKLLRSMDMIMGTLLNAQEREEREFCELFKAADPRFQFKGVHRVENCKMSVIEAVWDEQGTEAQVEEGEEQSV, via the exons ATGGCAAAGCTTAGAGTCCCATCGTGGCTATCCTCCGAGCGCAGCGGGTCTACAACCAGCACGGATGTCGACAAAAAGAGACTCAGTCGGCGATCTTTTCCTGGGCTTTCTCCTGTAAGGTCGAAAGACGAGTCTTtacaaaagaaggaagaagagcagaatgAAGTCACAGAAGTAGAATCTACCGACTCTCGAATGCTTGTGCTGGCAGAAACCATCCGCGTTGAAACCGAGAAGCTGCAAACGTACCTCAAGGCGAATGGTATAGCTCAGCCAAGTCTCAGCGTTGATGGACCAGACGATTTCCCCCTGTTGCCCGATGAGATACAAAAGAGCCGTCAAAAGATTGTTTTCGCTACTAAAGAGCTTACAAACCTCGTCAGGGGTCCTCGAGAAAGCGTCAGATATGATGTTTGGAGC TACTTGGACACCTTGAGCCTGCAGCTAATTAATAGCTATCAAATTG CCAAACTCGTTCCACTAGACGCTCCCATCAAACTAACTGAACTTCAATCCAAGACTCCGTTGGAGCCTATCAACCTTGCTCGTGCTTTGCGGCATGCGATGACGAACAATATATTCTGCGAGCCATCTCCAGGCCTCATTGCCCATACTGCAAACTCGCGTCTCCTAGCACAGGACGCCTCGCTTCAAGCCTGGATTGGCTTCAATTCAGAAGATATTTTCCCTGCTGCTGGTCATGTTATGCAAGCGTTGAAATCTCACCCTGAGGCAACCTCTTTGACTCACACGGGGTTCAACTTTGCTTTCAGCACGGTTGGAGAGGAGCCCATGTTTGAGACTCTTGGTAAGGATCcaatcaaggccaagcgTTTTGCTAATGCGATGCTCAGTTTCACCAGCGGAGAGGGTTATGAAATTAGCTATTTTGTAGATAACTATGACCTCTCCGAGGTGAATGAGCGCGGGGGCATACTCGTTGATGTCGGTGGCAGCCACGGCTTCGTGGCTGTAGAACTGGCAAAAAAGTGGAAGAACATGAAGTTTATCGTGCAAGATTTGTCCAAAACGATAAACACGGCCCCGAAACCAATTTGCGAGGATGCAACCGTGGCAGAGAGAATCTCCTTGCAAGTCCACGATTTCTTCAAAGAGCAACCTGTCAAGGGTGCTGATA TCTACTATTTCCGGTGGATTTTTCACAACTATTCAAATCCTTACGCCGTTTCGATCCTGAAGAATCTCATTCCTGCTCTAAAGCCCGGCGCTCGGGTGATCATCAATGATTATTGCATACGAGGACCAGGATCAGAGAATCCGTGGGATGAAAAGCTATTGAGAAGCATGGACATGATCATGGGCACTCTCCTCAACGCACAGGAGCGAGAGGAAAGAGAGTTTTGCGAGCTATTCAAGGCAGCTGACCCTAGGTTCCAATTCAAG GGAGTACATAGGGTAGAAAATTGCAAAATGAGCGTGATAGAGGCCGTGTGGGATGAGCAGGGCACTGAGGCTCAGGtcgaggagggcgaggaaCAAAGCGTTTGA
- a CDS encoding methyltransferase domain-containing protein — MDRYLQDILEAPSHKTPDSWTSNGTTSTGSHSTSSPRVSSTTISNSTDGALNGEYESQYHAHLQVNNQLEYKLPPMQLHDTEQELTDNSHGQTYQDAHGEIIIPPLNLTKKNEEQPANGEVPPLERAARPESIIAPLVHPNGVSIFPELSTSEQEQLSLQALEEAEESIIADGAESTDGGADDTSSDAGYDSDSASSASTSAMSSVRDYMFENGRRYHRFREGSYNFPNEDIEQEREDMKHAMVKLLCNQKLHFAPIGANPQEILDIGTGTGIWTIEMGDRFPSAHILGIDLSPIQPDWLPPNVRFMIDDVESPWLHSRNHFDYIHSRHTVMAIRDWMRLFRRAIEHLKIGGWIELQEIHHTPRSALPGGNGELAPDHPVARFWKHVTDGLAALGIDLDAVSDGRLADTMHQAGFNNVTERVLHVPIGTWPKNKVLKTVGLYWRTILLDGLQAIAMGPLTRGLGWNREQVELLLIEVRRAYFDNSQLMYMPFHVIYGQRT; from the exons ATGGATCGGTATTTGCAAGATATCTTGGAAGCTCCGTCTCATAAAACACCAGACTCCTGGACCAGCAATGGCACGACGAGTACTGGTAGCCACTCGACCAGCTCTCCAAGAGTCAGCTCTACCACCATTAGCAACAGCACTGATGGTGCTTTAAATGGCGAATATGAATCTCAGTATCATGCTCATTTACAAGTCAATAATCAGCTTGAATATAAACTGCCGCCCATGCAACTACACGACACTGAGCAAGAGCTGACAGACAACTCGCATGGGCAAACATACCAAGATGCACACGGCGAGATCATCATACCGCCACTCAATCTCACCAAGAAAAATGAGGAACAGCCAGCTAATGGAGAAGTACCCCCATTGGAACGTGCTGCTAGGCCAGAGTCCATAATAGCTCCTTTAGTCCATCCAAATGGCGTCTCTATATTCCCGGAGCTGTCCACTTCCGAACAAGAGCAGTtatctcttcaagctcttgaGGAAGCCGAGGAGTCCATCATCGCTGATGGTGCAGAGAGCACAGATGGCGGAGCTGACGACACATCGTCTGATGCCGGCTATGACAGCGACAGTGCCAGCTCAGCGAGCACATCTGCCATGTCCTCGGTCCGCGATTACATGTTTGAGAATGGCCGCCGCTATCATCGATTCCGTGAGGGCAGCTATAACTTCCCCAATGAAGACATTGAGCAGGAGAGGGAAGACATGAAGCATGCCATGGTCAAACTTCTGTGCAATCAGAAATTGCACTTTGCCCCCATTGGCGCCAATCCGCAAGAGATTCTTGACATAGGAACGGGCACAGGCATTTGGACGATTGAGA TGGGAGACCGATTCCCCAGTGCCCACATCCTGGGGATCGACCTTTCGCCTATCCAGCCGGATTGGCTCCCGCCCAACGTTCGTTTCATGATAGACGACGTGGAATCGCCGTGGCTGCATTCTCGTAACCATTTCGACTATATCCACTCAAGACACACCGTCATGGCTATCCGAGATTGGATGAGGCTCTTCCGAAGAGCCATAGA GCATCTCAAGATCGGCGGCTGGATCGAGCTCCAAGAAATCCACCACACCCCCAGAAGCGCCCTTCCTGGCGGAAACGGAGAATTGGCCCCAGACCACCCCGTCGCCCGCTTTTGGAAGCATGTGACGGACGGCCTGGCCGCCCTTGGCATCGACCTGGATGCCGTATCCGATGGACGACTAGCCGACACGATGCACCAGGCAGGCTTCAACAATGTCACGGAACGCGTGCTCCATGTGCCCATCGGGACTTGGCCCAAGAACAAGGTCCTCAAGACGGTCGGCCTCTACTGGCGCACCATTCTCCTGGACGGGCTGCAGGCCATTGCCATGGGCCCGTTGACTCGGGGCCTGGGATGGAACCGGGAACAGGTCGAGTTACTCCTGATCGAGGTTCGGCGGGCCTACTTTGACAACTCCCAGCTCATGTACATGCCGTTCCATGTCATTTACGGGCAGAGGACGTAA